A single genomic interval of Flavihumibacter rivuli harbors:
- a CDS encoding glycosyltransferase — MVAPLDWGLGHATRCIPIIRFLTSEIKCQVILAANGPQRALLAESFPGLKILEIPDYKVSYSKKRTATILKLSASVPSILRAIRREHAWLRTVVTSHGIDVVISDNRYGLFHPGIPCHFITHQLLVKTPLGPWADRLLQKQLYRFINRFSSCWVPDDPVYPGLAGELSHPAKLPSVPIHYLGPLSRIQPGSFVHPPKPSIDLLVLLSGPEPQRSLLEDQVLKELKKLPGLKVVLVRGLPGTSQIPPTGPDIQVFNHLATPALIGEIANARSIVSRSGYSTIMDLLPLGKDCIMVPTPGQTEQEYLAKLHSSTGRIRSFHQDQLDLVSLFGS; from the coding sequence TTGGTTGCACCGTTGGATTGGGGATTAGGGCATGCCACACGTTGTATTCCGATCATCCGGTTCCTTACCAGCGAAATAAAATGCCAGGTGATCCTGGCCGCCAACGGTCCCCAAAGGGCTTTGCTGGCTGAATCCTTTCCCGGACTGAAGATTCTGGAGATCCCTGATTACAAGGTTAGTTACAGCAAAAAACGGACCGCAACCATCCTCAAACTCTCCGCAAGTGTCCCATCCATCCTTCGCGCCATCCGGAGGGAACACGCATGGCTAAGAACTGTTGTGACCAGTCACGGTATCGATGTGGTGATCAGTGACAACCGCTATGGACTTTTCCATCCCGGCATTCCCTGCCATTTCATCACCCATCAATTGCTGGTCAAAACCCCATTGGGGCCATGGGCTGACCGCTTGCTGCAAAAGCAATTGTACCGGTTCATCAACAGGTTCAGCTCCTGCTGGGTGCCTGATGACCCCGTTTATCCGGGCCTGGCCGGTGAATTGTCGCACCCTGCGAAATTGCCCTCCGTACCCATACATTACCTTGGCCCCCTGAGCAGGATCCAACCCGGATCGTTCGTCCATCCACCCAAGCCTTCTATCGACCTGTTGGTATTGCTTTCGGGCCCTGAACCCCAGCGCAGTCTGCTCGAGGACCAGGTGCTCAAGGAACTGAAGAAATTACCCGGATTGAAAGTTGTTCTGGTGCGCGGCCTGCCCGGCACCAGCCAAATTCCGCCCACCGGCCCCGATATCCAGGTATTCAACCACCTGGCCACCCCAGCTTTGATTGGGGAAATAGCCAATGCCAGGAGTATAGTAAGCCGAAGCGGCTATAGCACCATCATGGACCTACTGCCACTAGGAAAGGATTGCATCATGGTTCCCACCCCTGGCCAAACCGAGCAGGAATACCTGGCCAAACTTCATAGTTCAACAGGTCGTATCAGGAGTTTCCACCAGGATCAATTAGACCTGGTAAGTCTGTTCGGTTCCTGA
- a CDS encoding ROK family transcriptional regulator encodes MSAHSTILEVFTEDNATGVALKNKALKRAIINYLDQHGETTITELTQELNISIPKTTSLINELMVEELIRDYGKIDSTGGRRASLYGLAPEAAYFIGVDIKRYYINIGLLDFKKNLVSVNKQIPYQLENTEESYQELLRIIRNFINTMPVAKEKVLALGINIAGRINTATGFNFNFFHFHEESLSTTLEKELGIRTYLENDARSAAFGEMSNGVVTTEKNVLYVYLDYGIGMGIFIDGKLYYGKSGYSGEFGHIPIFYNEIICHCGKKGCLETEASGQALVKLFREKIEQGSSSVLLKKLKGMDELRLRDIVDAAQKEDVLSIELIAAIGEKIGKALAILINIFNPEMVILGGTMAETGDYIRLPIRSALNKYSLSLVNSDSTLALSVLGEDAGVIGGCLIARSKLLRTI; translated from the coding sequence ATGTCAGCCCATTCTACCATCCTGGAAGTTTTCACCGAGGACAATGCCACCGGGGTTGCCTTAAAGAACAAGGCATTAAAAAGGGCCATTATCAATTACCTCGACCAGCATGGGGAGACCACTATTACGGAACTGACACAGGAACTAAATATCAGTATACCCAAGACCACCAGCCTGATCAATGAGCTGATGGTGGAAGAGCTGATCCGTGACTATGGGAAGATCGATTCAACAGGGGGCAGGAGGGCAAGCCTGTATGGACTGGCACCTGAGGCGGCTTATTTTATTGGAGTAGACATCAAACGCTATTATATCAATATTGGCTTACTGGATTTCAAGAAGAACCTGGTCTCCGTTAACAAACAAATTCCCTACCAGCTGGAGAATACGGAAGAATCCTACCAGGAGCTGCTGAGGATCATCCGCAACTTCATCAATACCATGCCGGTTGCCAAGGAAAAAGTGCTGGCGCTTGGTATCAATATTGCCGGCCGCATCAATACCGCCACCGGTTTCAACTTCAACTTCTTCCATTTCCATGAGGAATCCCTGAGTACTACCCTTGAAAAGGAACTAGGTATCCGCACCTACCTGGAGAATGACGCCCGCTCAGCCGCATTCGGGGAGATGAGCAATGGCGTGGTTACTACTGAAAAGAATGTGTTGTACGTGTACCTCGATTACGGGATTGGAATGGGAATTTTCATTGACGGGAAGCTATACTATGGCAAATCGGGCTATAGTGGTGAGTTCGGGCATATCCCCATTTTCTACAACGAGATCATATGCCATTGCGGAAAGAAGGGCTGCCTGGAGACAGAGGCCTCCGGCCAGGCCCTGGTAAAGCTATTCAGGGAGAAGATCGAACAGGGCTCTTCTTCTGTGCTACTTAAGAAACTGAAAGGAATGGATGAACTTCGGTTACGGGATATCGTTGATGCTGCCCAGAAAGAAGATGTACTTTCCATTGAACTGATTGCCGCCATTGGCGAGAAGATCGGGAAAGCGCTTGCCATCCTCATCAATATCTTCAACCCTGAAATGGTGATACTAGGTGGCACCATGGCCGAAACGGGAGACTATATCAGGCTCCCGATCCGGAGTGCATTGAACAAGTATTCACTTAGCCTGGTGAACAGCGATTCTACCCTTGCCTTGTCTGTATTAGGGGAAGATGCCGGTGTAATCGGCGGATGCCTGATCGCGAGGAGTAAACTGCTCCGGACGATCTAG
- a CDS encoding ROK family transcriptional regulator, protein MVGANTLLTLFSDDTITGVAHKNKALKRQIMQLLDRKGHSTITDLAQEFTISVPKMTSLISELIDSGIVQDYGKTETLGGRKPYLYGLNAKAAYFLGVDVKKDYINIGLMNFNKELVSVRERIPYNLENSQEALQNLIAIIRKFIDDFPQYKNDLLALGVNLSGRINHTNGFSFSYFHFQEEPLTVVLEKQLGIRTFLENDARANTYGEIMNMSTERDKNILYIFLDHGIGMGMYINGNLYYGKSGYSGELGHIPIFDNERICHCGKKGCLETEASGSALQKAFKEKLLSGSTSLILDKVKTIESIRLRHIIEAANNDDVLSIELIGHIGEKIGRAIAIVINIFNPDLVILGGTLAETGEILRLPVKSALSKYSLSLVNSDSQLKTSVLGEKAGYIGACLIARNKLIQMV, encoded by the coding sequence ATGGTAGGAGCAAATACCCTTCTTACTTTGTTCTCGGATGATACAATAACCGGTGTAGCACATAAGAACAAGGCGCTGAAACGACAAATAATGCAGCTACTGGATAGAAAGGGACATTCAACTATTACAGACCTAGCTCAGGAGTTTACAATCAGTGTTCCTAAAATGACTAGCCTTATTAGTGAACTCATTGATTCAGGGATTGTCCAGGATTATGGGAAAACTGAAACCCTTGGCGGAAGAAAGCCCTACCTGTATGGACTAAATGCTAAAGCCGCCTACTTTTTAGGAGTCGATGTTAAAAAAGACTACATTAATATCGGCTTAATGAACTTTAATAAGGAGTTGGTTTCAGTTAGGGAGCGTATTCCATATAACCTTGAGAACTCTCAAGAAGCCCTCCAAAACCTGATTGCCATTATAAGAAAATTCATAGATGACTTCCCACAGTACAAAAATGATCTTCTGGCCCTGGGTGTGAATCTTTCCGGTCGAATTAACCATACAAATGGCTTCAGTTTCAGCTATTTCCACTTTCAAGAAGAGCCTTTGACAGTGGTGCTTGAGAAACAATTAGGCATTCGCACCTTTCTGGAAAACGATGCCAGGGCAAACACCTATGGTGAAATAATGAATATGTCAACGGAAAGGGATAAAAATATTTTGTATATCTTCCTTGACCATGGCATAGGAATGGGCATGTATATCAATGGAAACCTGTATTACGGAAAATCTGGTTACTCAGGCGAACTCGGTCATATTCCAATCTTCGACAATGAGAGAATTTGCCATTGCGGTAAAAAAGGCTGCCTCGAAACAGAAGCTTCCGGTTCTGCACTCCAAAAAGCTTTTAAAGAGAAACTGTTGTCTGGCTCTACGTCATTGATCCTGGATAAGGTAAAAACCATAGAATCTATCCGGCTTCGCCATATTATAGAGGCGGCCAATAACGATGATGTTCTTTCAATTGAACTTATTGGCCATATTGGTGAAAAAATTGGTCGAGCTATTGCGATCGTAATAAATATTTTCAACCCGGATTTGGTAATTCTTGGTGGTACGCTTGCCGAAACCGGGGAAATACTTCGCTTGCCTGTTAAAAGTGCGCTTAGCAAATATTCCCTTAGTCTGGTAAATTCGGATTCCCAGCTGAAAACATCTGTTCTGGGTGAAAAAGCTGGCTATATAGGAGCTTGCCTTATTGCACGTAATAAATTAATCCAAATGGTCTGA
- a CDS encoding pyridoxal phosphate-dependent aminotransferase has protein sequence MKLSYLSETLIGSEIVKLGGEIREKIRQGEKIYNFTVGDFDPKVFPIPKELENEIVEAYRQHFTNYPSAEGNPDLREALAAFIKEWEGLDYSPAEYLVAAGGRPLIYALFRAIVDQGDKVVYAVPSWNNNHYTHFVGAEHVVVEAGPEANFMPTAAELAPLLKGATLLALCSPQNPTGTVFSKEELEKICDLVLAENARRGEGEKKLYVMYDQMYWHLTYGDIQHYNPVSLRPEMRQYTVFIDAISKVFAATGVRVGWSFGPATIINKMKAILTHVGAWAPMAEQKATARFLHNKPAISNYLSQFKTAVEDRLRGIYNGLMTLKAEGLNVDAIAPQAAIYLTIKIDLVGKHTADGKLLATQADVSDYLLNEAKLAVVPFYAFGAAKNSPWYRLSVGTCKQEDIDGMLQLLKAALVKLK, from the coding sequence ATGAAACTGAGTTATCTATCCGAAACCCTGATTGGTTCGGAAATCGTGAAACTGGGTGGCGAGATCCGCGAAAAGATCCGCCAGGGCGAAAAGATCTACAATTTTACTGTAGGGGATTTTGACCCGAAGGTGTTTCCTATTCCGAAGGAATTGGAAAATGAGATCGTTGAAGCCTATCGCCAGCACTTCACCAACTATCCCTCTGCTGAAGGTAATCCCGACCTGCGCGAAGCATTGGCAGCCTTTATCAAGGAATGGGAAGGCCTGGATTACAGTCCGGCTGAATACCTGGTAGCTGCAGGCGGCCGTCCTTTGATCTATGCGCTATTCCGCGCCATCGTGGACCAGGGCGACAAGGTGGTTTATGCCGTTCCTTCCTGGAACAATAACCACTATACCCATTTCGTAGGTGCAGAACATGTGGTGGTAGAAGCCGGCCCCGAAGCCAACTTCATGCCTACTGCTGCCGAACTGGCACCACTGCTGAAAGGTGCAACCCTGCTTGCCCTCTGTTCTCCTCAAAACCCAACCGGTACTGTTTTCAGTAAGGAAGAACTGGAAAAGATCTGTGACCTTGTCCTTGCAGAGAATGCCCGCCGCGGTGAGGGAGAGAAGAAACTCTATGTCATGTATGACCAGATGTACTGGCACCTTACCTACGGTGATATCCAACATTACAACCCGGTTAGCCTGCGTCCTGAAATGCGTCAATACACTGTTTTCATTGACGCGATCAGTAAGGTCTTTGCCGCCACCGGCGTAAGGGTGGGTTGGAGTTTTGGTCCGGCTACCATCATCAATAAGATGAAGGCTATCCTCACCCATGTGGGTGCATGGGCGCCGATGGCAGAGCAAAAGGCTACTGCCAGATTCCTGCACAACAAACCCGCGATCTCCAACTACCTCAGCCAGTTCAAAACAGCAGTGGAAGACCGTTTGCGTGGTATCTACAATGGCCTGATGACGTTGAAGGCAGAAGGCTTGAACGTTGATGCCATTGCCCCACAGGCTGCCATTTACCTCACCATCAAGATCGACCTGGTTGGTAAGCATACAGCAGATGGAAAGTTGCTGGCAACACAGGCTGATGTATCTGATTACCTGTTGAATGAGGCCAAGCTGGCAGTTGTTCCTTTCTACGCTTTTGGTGCGGCAAAGAATTCACCCTGGTACCGTTTGAGTGTTGGAACCTGCAAGCAGGAAGACATAGACGGCATGCTGCAATTGTTGAAGGCAGCATTGGTGAAATTGAAATAA
- the trxA gene encoding thioredoxin has protein sequence MATIKMTTADFKEKVFNYDTEKEWKYAGQLPAIIDFYADWCGPCKMVAPILEELSEEYAGKLLIYKVDTEEEMELSAAFGIQSIPTLLFIPVEGQPMMQPGAFPKNIFKKVIEEHLLAKVG, from the coding sequence ATGGCGACGATCAAAATGACCACGGCAGATTTTAAGGAGAAAGTTTTTAATTACGATACGGAAAAGGAGTGGAAATATGCGGGCCAATTACCAGCGATCATTGATTTTTACGCTGACTGGTGCGGTCCCTGTAAGATGGTAGCCCCCATTTTGGAAGAACTTTCTGAAGAATATGCCGGCAAGTTGCTGATCTATAAAGTGGATACGGAAGAAGAAATGGAATTGTCTGCTGCTTTTGGCATCCAGAGCATCCCGACCCTCCTTTTCATCCCCGTTGAAGGACAGCCCATGATGCAACCTGGAGCTTTCCCAAAGAACATTTTTAAAAAAGTTATTGAAGAGCACCTGCTGGCAAAGGTTGGTTGA
- a CDS encoding DMT family transporter, which translates to MERDLKPHLAVLAANVFFGINFSAVQHITRGFIQPFGLNMIRVGICVILFWLLLLFYPSKAGIRKEHFPRFFLCSLTGVVINQLLFIKGLSMTLSIHAALLILVTPIFITFVAAWLDKESLTIWKILGLSLGIGGAALLVAGKESKGGGNNILVGNILIIINAISYAFYFALVKPLMKAYRPTHVIRWVFTLGLPFMVFFGWEEFKAVQWSGFQEKEWAALALIVLGATFFAYLFNIYGISKLGAGITGSYIYTQPIFATIIAVFFLGEHLTWPKVLAALLIVSGVWLVGKKTGNQRV; encoded by the coding sequence TTGGAACGCGATCTTAAACCCCATCTGGCTGTCCTGGCAGCCAACGTATTCTTCGGTATCAATTTCAGTGCGGTCCAGCATATCACCAGGGGATTTATCCAGCCCTTCGGCCTGAATATGATAAGGGTGGGTATTTGCGTGATCCTTTTCTGGCTGCTCCTTTTATTCTATCCATCCAAGGCCGGGATAAGGAAGGAGCATTTCCCAAGGTTCTTTTTATGCAGCCTCACGGGGGTGGTCATCAACCAACTGCTCTTCATCAAGGGTTTATCCATGACACTCAGTATCCACGCGGCCCTGCTGATCCTGGTTACCCCCATATTCATCACCTTCGTGGCCGCATGGCTAGACAAGGAGTCGCTAACAATTTGGAAGATCCTGGGATTATCCCTCGGTATCGGGGGTGCTGCCTTACTGGTAGCCGGCAAAGAGTCAAAGGGGGGTGGTAATAATATCCTGGTCGGTAATATACTCATCATTATCAATGCTATTTCCTATGCCTTCTATTTTGCACTGGTCAAACCGCTGATGAAGGCCTACCGCCCAACCCATGTGATCAGGTGGGTATTCACCCTTGGCCTTCCATTCATGGTCTTCTTTGGCTGGGAAGAATTCAAGGCAGTGCAATGGAGTGGCTTCCAGGAAAAGGAATGGGCAGCCTTAGCCCTGATCGTATTGGGCGCAACCTTCTTCGCTTACCTTTTCAATATTTATGGCATCAGCAAGCTGGGGGCCGGCATTACCGGTAGCTATATTTATACCCAGCCCATCTTCGCCACCATCATCGCCGTGTTTTTCCTGGGCGAACACCTGACCTGGCCTAAGGTTTTGGCGGCCTTGCTGATCGTCAGCGGAGTTTGGTTAGTGGGAAAGAAAACCGGCAACCAGCGTGTATGA